A region from the Sandaracinus amylolyticus genome encodes:
- a CDS encoding response regulator transcription factor: protein MTTTPRVLVVEDEAPILDGLLALFRAQGWDASGVADGASALESLAASRVDLVVLDLMIPGVPGLEVLRRVRARGDDTPVLVLTAKGAEEDVVAGIEHGADDYVTKPFGIRELVARAKGLLRRPRTTSGAPRRIAIAGATIDLDALEVRWDASADSPATMRLTAREGSLLEYLAARAHRAVTREELLVDVWGYRDGTVRTRTVDVHVQQLRTKLRAVPGGEAWIATVRGRGYRLALGGELDE, encoded by the coding sequence ATGACGACGACTCCGCGCGTGCTGGTGGTGGAGGACGAGGCGCCGATCCTCGACGGGCTGCTCGCGCTCTTTCGCGCGCAGGGCTGGGACGCGTCGGGCGTGGCCGACGGCGCGAGCGCGCTCGAGTCGCTCGCGGCCTCGCGCGTCGATCTGGTGGTGCTCGATCTGATGATCCCCGGCGTGCCCGGGCTCGAGGTGCTGCGGCGGGTGCGGGCGCGGGGCGACGACACGCCGGTGCTGGTGCTCACCGCGAAGGGCGCCGAGGAGGACGTCGTCGCGGGCATCGAGCACGGCGCCGACGACTACGTGACCAAGCCGTTCGGGATCCGCGAGCTCGTCGCGCGCGCGAAGGGTCTGCTGCGCAGGCCGCGCACGACGAGCGGCGCGCCGCGGCGCATCGCGATCGCGGGCGCGACGATCGATCTCGACGCGCTCGAGGTCCGATGGGACGCGAGCGCCGATTCTCCTGCGACGATGCGCCTGACCGCGCGCGAGGGATCGCTCCTCGAGTACCTCGCGGCGCGCGCGCATCGCGCGGTGACGCGCGAGGAGCTGCTCGTCGACGTGTGGGGCTATCGCGACGGAACGGTGCGCACCCGGACGGTCGACGTGCACGTGCAGCAGCTGCGCACGAAGCTGCGCGCGGTGCCGGGCGGCGAGGCGTGGATCGCGACCGTGCGCGGGCGCGGCTATCGCCTCGCGCTCGGAGGAGAGCTCGACGAATGA
- a CDS encoding XdhC family protein — MIEVTEALLALLRGGGRGALATVTRASGSTPQQPGARLLLRPDGTLVGTVGGGAIEQAVIEALRECVRDGTPRVLARELGRDLGMCCGGRMEVFVEPIEGAPRLVIFGAGHVAKATAAIARTVGFAITIVDDREELNDEARFPGCTRVLAEPRDARDRVAPTAHDWLLVVTHDHRLDEEALDLYATLPHAYLGVIGSRRKIVRILRRIRARRGALPPLDRVYAPVGLRIGAVSPEEIAVSIVGELVALRHGEGAGSHMRALEDAAIRRALDSDEPLSDDER, encoded by the coding sequence ATGATCGAGGTCACCGAAGCACTGCTCGCGCTGCTGCGCGGCGGAGGTCGCGGCGCGCTCGCGACGGTGACGCGCGCATCGGGCTCGACCCCGCAGCAGCCCGGCGCGCGCCTCTTGTTGCGCCCCGACGGGACGCTGGTCGGCACCGTGGGCGGCGGCGCGATCGAGCAGGCGGTGATCGAAGCGCTGCGCGAGTGCGTGCGCGACGGAACGCCGAGGGTGCTCGCGCGCGAGCTCGGGCGCGATCTCGGCATGTGCTGCGGCGGGCGGATGGAGGTGTTCGTGGAGCCGATCGAAGGCGCGCCGCGCCTCGTCATCTTCGGCGCGGGCCACGTCGCGAAGGCGACCGCGGCGATCGCGCGCACCGTCGGGTTCGCGATCACGATCGTCGATGATCGCGAGGAGCTGAACGACGAGGCGCGCTTTCCCGGATGCACCCGCGTGCTCGCGGAGCCGCGCGACGCGCGCGATCGCGTCGCGCCCACCGCGCACGACTGGCTGCTCGTCGTCACCCACGACCATCGTCTCGACGAAGAGGCCCTCGATCTCTACGCGACGCTGCCCCACGCGTACCTCGGCGTGATCGGCAGCCGCCGCAAGATCGTGCGCATCCTGCGGCGCATCCGCGCGCGGCGTGGCGCGCTCCCGCCGCTCGATCGCGTGTACGCGCCGGTCGGGCTGCGCATCGGCGCGGTGTCGCCCGAGGAGATCGCGGTGAGCATCGTGGGCGAGCTCGTCGCGCTGCGGCACGGAGAAGGAGCGGGCTCGCACATGCGCGCGCTCGAGGACGCCGCGATCCGACGCGCGCTCGACTCCGACGAGCCGCTCTCGGACGACGAGCGCTGA